The Acidobacteriota bacterium DNA window TGAATCGTCGACACCAGCCCCTGGCTCGCCAGCTCGCGGTCCGCCTCCGCCTGCAGCCGCGCCGACGTCAACTGCGCCTCGGTCGAAGCCAGCGCCGAACGTTGCTCCAGCAGCGCCCGTTCCACTTCCACCCGCCGCGTCGTCCAACGCGATCCCGATAGGGCCGAGACTCCGTTCCCGAAGCGCCGGGATTCAGCGACTCAAGATCGGCCGATGGTGGTGTATGCTTGGCCGTGGTGAAAGCTGCACAACACTGGTGAAGCCCGATGAAGCAGCATCGCCTGACCATCAGTCTCGAAGCCGACGACTACAGGCGCCTCTGTGTCCTCGCGCGAACAGAAGACCGGTCGCTGAGCTGGCTTGTCGGCCGGGCCTTGAGGGCGTTCCTGGATGAGCACGCCGTTCCCGAACAGCT harbors:
- a CDS encoding CopG family transcriptional regulator, whose product is MKQHRLTISLEADDYRRLCVLARTEDRSLSWLVGRALRAFLDEHAVPEQLVMPDRPEPTGPKP